The Glandiceps talaboti chromosome 9, keGlaTala1.1, whole genome shotgun sequence genome window below encodes:
- the LOC144439844 gene encoding 1-deoxyxylulose-5-phosphate synthase YajO-like, with protein MAALSRDLRCKYAFLGKSGLKVSNICLGSTVFGTNKAGRPGQCDEKQAHSILDRFAERGGNFIDTSDDYSDGQSETIIGNWLSKHDRDNFVVATKNTYMKDKTYSGIDVANFDPNTIGLSRKALIRSVDASLKRLQTDYIDLYQIHVWDDGTPIEETLRTLDDLVRVGKIRYVGASNVLGWQLQKIMMTCQHLGINQWISLSAQYNLLSRWTELELTDVCRNEGLGLLAWSPLKGGWLTGKIRREHTEAPPNSRILFSEMNPQIIQESHPSFSKFAKNEQVFDLLDLMEDIGKQCGKSITQIALRWLLQKDVVSSVTIGAKTLQQLDENMDASSGWQLSDEQMADLDRASEVEISYPYGLVKRANKSRQRRNKCT; from the exons ATGGCTGCCTTGAGCAGAGACCTTCGTTGTAAGTACGCCTTTCTCGGTAAATCAGGACTAAAAGTGTCAAATATCTGCCTTGGGTCCACAGTCTTTGGAACAAATAAG GCTGGAAGACCCGGTCAGTGTGACGAGAAGCAAGCCCATAGTATATTAGATCGATTTGCAGAAAGAGGAGGGAATTTTATCGATACATCAGACGACTACTCAGATGGACAAAGTGAAACCATTATCGGCAACTGGCTTTCAAA GCACGATAGGGATAATTTTGTTGTAGCAACAAAAAACACCTACATGAAGGATAAAACTTACAGTGGGATAGACGTCGCCAACTTTGATCCCAATACCATTGGGTTATCCCGGAAAGCCTTGATAAGAAGTGTGGATGCAAGTTTGAAACGTCTACAAACTGACTACATAGATCTTTATCAG ATCCATGTGTGGGATGATGGCACTCCCATAGAAGAAACTCTTCGAACACTTGACGATCTGGTCAGAGTTGGAAAAATAAGATATGTGGGTGCTAGTAATGTATTAGGATGGCAACTTCAGAAGATAATGATGACATGTCAACACCTTGGAATAAATCAATGGATAAGTTTATCA GCTCAATACAACCTGCTAAGTAGATGGACTGAATTGGAACTTACTGATGTCTGTAGGAATGAAGGCTTGGGATTACTGGCATGGAGTCCTCTCAAAGG AGGATGGCTTACAGGCAAAATCCGACGAGAACACACAGAAGCTCCACCAAACAGCAGAATATTGTTCAGTGAAATGAACCCACAGATAATCCAAGAAAGCCACCCAAGTTTCTCGAAATTTGCGAAAAATGAACAAGTGTTCGATTTGCTTGATCTTATGGAAGATATTGGAAAACAGTGTG GTAAATCAATAACCCAAATTGCTCTTCGATGGCTGCTCCAAAAAGATGTTGTGTCGTCGGTCACCATTGGAGCAAAGACTTTACAACAACTGGACGAGAATATGGATGCTTCAAGTGGTTGGCAACTTTCAGATGAACAG atgGCAGATTTGGACAGAGCGAGTGAAGTAGAAATATCTTATCCATATGGTCTAGTAAAAAGGGCAAATAAGTCAAGACAAAGGAGAAATAAATGTACTTGA